From a region of the Phaseolus vulgaris cultivar G19833 chromosome 6, P. vulgaris v2.0, whole genome shotgun sequence genome:
- the LOC137832221 gene encoding 5'-adenylylsulfate reductase 2, chloroplastic-like: MALAVTSTSSSSPAPSTSFFSRLGSSSDAKALQIGSFRFPERPNLSSVIVNLTQRCSSVRPLNAQPQRNDSIVPLAATIVAPEVEKGEEDFLQIAKDLENASPLEIMDKALEKFGNDIAIAFSGAEDVALIEYAHLTGRPYRVFSLDTGRLNPETYRFFDAVEKHYGIHIEYMFPDSVEVQALVRTKGLFSFYEDGHQECCRVRKVRPLRRALKGLRAWITGQRKDQSPGTRSEVPVVQVDPVFEGLDGGIGSLVKWNPVANVNGLDIWNFLRTMDVPVNSLHSQGYVSIGCEPCTRPVLPGQHEREGRWWWEDAKAKECGLHKGNLKQEDTAQFDGNGATPSNSTATVADIFDSQNVVSLSRAGIENLAKLENRKESWLVVLYAPWCRFCQAMEESYVDLAEKLAGSGVKVAKFRADGEQKEYAKSELELGSFPTILLFPKHSSRPIKYPSEKRDVDSLMAFVNALQ, translated from the exons ATGGCTCTCGCCGTTACTAGCACTTCTTCCTCTTCACCAGCACCGTCCACTTCCTTCTTCTCGCGCCTTGGATCTTCCTCCGATGCAAAAG CTCTGCAAATCGGTTCGTTTCGATTTCCAGAGAGGCCTAATCTTTCCTCCGTTATTGTTAATTTAACTCAACGATGCTCCTCGGTGAGACCTCTCAACGCCCAACCACAGCGGAATGATTCTATTGTTCCTCTTGCAGCGACTATTGTTGCTCCTG AGGTTGAGAAGGGAGAGGAAGATTTCCTGCAGATAGCGAAAGACCTTGAAAATGCTTCTCCTCTTGAAATTATGGACAAGGCTCTCGAGAAATTTGGCAACGACATCGCAATAGCATTTAG CGGTGCTGAAGATGTTGCTTTAATTGAGTACGCGCATTTGACGGGTCGACCCTACAGAGTGTTCAGCCTGGACACTGGGAGACTGAACCCAGAAACTTACAGATTTTTTGACGCAGTTGAGAAGCATTATGGAATTCACATCGAGTACATGTTCCCTGATTCTGTTGAGGTTCAGGCCTTGGTAAGAACTAAAGGGCTCTTCTCATTTTATGAGGATGGGCATCAAGAGTGCTGCAGAGTAAGGAAGGTGAGACCCTTAAGGAGAGCCCTCAAGGGTCTCAGAGCATGGATCACTGGACAGAGAAAAGACCAGTCTCCTGGTACTCGGTCTGAAGTCCCCGTTGTCCAGGTTGATCCTGTTTTTGAGGGACTGGATGGTGGAATTGGCAGTCTGGTGAAGTGGAACCCGGTCGCAAATGTTAATGGGCTAGACATATGGAACTTCCTTAGGACCATGGATGTGCCTGTAAATTCATTGCACTCCCAAGGTTATGTTTCAATTGGCTGTGAGCCATGCACAAGGCCAGTTTTACCTGGGCAGcatgaaagagaaggaaggtgGTGGTGGGAGGATGCCAAGGCCAAGGAATGTGGTCTTCACAAAGGTAATCTAAAACAGGAAGATACTGCCCAGTTTGATGGAAATGGGGCCACCCCTTCAAATAGCACTGCCACTGTCGCTGACATTTTCGATTCCCAGAATGTGGTCAGCTTGAGCAGGGCTGGAATTGAGAATTTGGCAAAATTAGAGAACCGAAAAGAATCATGGCTTGTTGTGCTCTATGCACCATGGTGCCGCTTCTGTCAG GCCATGGAGGAATCGTATGTTGATTTGGCAGAGAAGTTGGCAGGGTCAGGAGTGAAGGTCGCGAAATTCAGAGCGGATGGAGAGCAGAAAGAATATGCAAAGAGTGAACTAGAGTTGGGAAGCTTTCCCACAATACTTCTCTTCCCCAAACACTCTTCTCGACCAATCAAGTACCCTTCTGAAAAGAGAGACGTTGATTCGTTGATGGCATTCGTGAATGCCTTACAGTGA
- the LOC137832224 gene encoding lactoylglutathione lyase GLX1-like: MAEATQSNAELLEWPKKDKRRFLHVVYRVGDLDRTIKFYTECFGMKLLRKRDVPEEKFANAFLGYGPEQSHFVVELTYNYGVTSYDIGTGFGHFAIATPDVHKLVEDIRAKGGTITREPSPVTGGTSVIAFVKDPDGYVFELIQRPSTPEPLCHVMLRVGDLERSIKFYEKALGFRVLKRADRPQQKYTIVMLGYADEQETTALELTYNYGVTEYTKGNAYAQVAIGTDDVYKSAEVVNIVTQEIGGKITRQPGPIPGLNTKITSFLDPDGWKTVLVDNQDFLKELE, translated from the exons ATGGCTGAGGCTACACAGTCTAATGCTGAATTGTTGGAGTGGCCAAAGAAAGATAAGCGCCGCTTCCTGCATGTTGTATACCGTGTTGGTGATCTTGATCGCACCATTAA GTTTTACACTGAATGTTTCGGGATGAAGCTTTTGAGGAAAAGAGATGTTCCAGAAGAGAAATTTGCCAATGCTTTTCTTGGATATGGTCCCGAGCAATCCCATTTTGTTGTGGAATTGACTTACA ATTATGGGGTCACCTCATATGATATTGGAACTGGCTTTGGACATTTTGCTATTGCAACTCCAGAT GTTCACAAATTGGTTGAAGACATCCGGGCCAAGGGTGGAACTATCACAAGGGAGCCTAGTCCAGTTACGGGTGGGACATCTGTTATTGCCTTTGTGAAGGACCCTGACGGTTATGTTTTTGAGCTCATCCAAAGACCTTCAACCCCCGAGCCATTGTGTCACGTAATGCTTCGTGTTGGTGATTTAGAGCGCtcaataaaattttatgaaaag GCTTTGGGTTTTAGGGTCTTAAAGAGGGCTGATAGACCTCAACAAAAG TATACTATAGTCATGCTTGGGTACGCAGACGAGCAAGAGACAACTGCATTGGAGCTTACATACAACTATGGTGTTACTGAATACACCAAGGGAAATGCTTATGCACAG GTTGCTATAGGTACAGACGATGTATACAAGAGTGCTGAGGTTGTGAACATAGTCACACAAGAGATTGGAGGGAAGATTACTCGGCAACCAGGGCCAATTCCTGGCCTTAACACAAAGATCACTTCTTTCTTAGACCCCGATGGATGGAAAACT GTTTTGGTTGACAATCAAGATTTTCTGAAGGAACTGGAGTGA
- the LOC137832220 gene encoding glucan endo-1,3-beta-glucosidase 1-like isoform X2: MINSNYLIFLVSLLLILAFTQHHAATSDQTNAPFVGVNIGTDVSNLLPAPDLVNFLKHQKITHIRLYDANPDILRALSGTDIHVTISVPNNQLLAIGSSNATASSWIRKNVAAFRPATRIIAVSVGDEVLTTLPSAAPLLLPALLSLHAALVDSNLHKDVVVSTPHSASIILNPFPPSQAFFNQTLETFILPLLHFLSQTNSPLMLNLYPYYVFMQNKNLVPLDNTLFKTIPASKQMVDPNTLLHYTNLLDAMIDAAYFSMKNLNVSDVVVLVTETGWPSKGDSKEPYATLSNAVTFNSNLIKHVLDRSGTPLHPETTSSVYIYELFNEDLRSPPLSEAYWGLFYGNATPAYLLRVSGVGAFLASDNANQTYCVAGDGVDLKVLQAALDWACGPGRANCSEIQPGESCFQPNNVKNHASYAFDSYYQSQGMSPGSCDFKGVAMITTTDPSRGSCIFPGRDLSNKTKQVVNTTHSSNAGDRTFRSIEISAIYDILHNYLVAIFPLLLLFVL; the protein is encoded by the exons ATGATAAACTCAAATTATCTCATCTTTTTAGTCTCACTGTTACTAATCCTAGCGTTTACCCAACATCATGCGGCTACTTCCGACCAAACCAACGCGCCATTCGTGGGCGTGAACATCGGCACAGACGTCTCCAACCTCTTACCCGCACCAGACCTCGTGAACTTCCTCAAACACCAAAAGATCACTCACATCCGTCTCTACGACGCCAACCCCGACATCCTCCGCGCTCTGTCGGGCACCGACATCCACGTCACCATCAGCGTCCCTAACAACCAGCTCCTCGCAATCGGTTCCTCCAATGCCACTGCCTCCTCCTGGATCCGCAAAAACGTCGCCGCATTCCGCCCCGCCACCCGCATCATCGCCGTCTCAGTCGGCGACGAGGTCCTCACAACCCTCCCCTCCGCGGCGCCGCTCCTCCTCCCCGCACTCCTCTCCCTCCACGCCGCCCTCGTGGACTCTAACCTTCACAAGGACGTGGTGGTGTCCACCCCTCACTCCGCCTCCATCATCCTCAACCCTTTCCCTCCCTCTCAGGCCTTCTTCAACCAAACCCTGGAGACCTTCATCCTCCCTCTCCTCCATTTCCTCTCCCAAACCAATTCCCCCCTAATGCTCAACCTCTACCCCTACTACGTCTTCATGCAGAACAAAAACCTCGTCCCTCTCGATAACACGCTTTTCAAAACCATCCCCGCTTCGAAACAAATGGTTGATCCCAACACTCTTCTTCACTACACCAACCTCCTCGACGCCATGATCGACGCTGCGTACTTCTCCATGAAGAACCTCAACGTCTCTGATGTCGTCGTTCTTGTCACGGAAACCGGTTGGCCTTCCAAAGGGGACTCCAAAGAACCCTATGCCACACTTTCCAACGCTGTCACATTCAATTCGAATCTTATTAAGCATGTTTTGGATCGGAGTGGCACCCCTTTGCATCCCGAAACCACTTCTAGTGTTTATATATATGAGCTTTTTAACGAAGATTTGAGGTCCCCGCCTCTGTCTGAGGCTTATTGGGGTTTGTTTTATGGGAATGCTACGCCGGCTTATTTGCTTCGTGTGTCTGGGGTTGGGGCTTTTCTGGCTAGTGACAATGCTAATCAGACATATTGTGTTGCTGGGGATGGTGTCGATTTGAAGGTTTTGCAGGCTGCGTTGGATTGGGCGTGTGGACCCGGGAGAGCGAATTGTTCTGAGATCCAGCCTGGGGAGAGTTGTTTTCAGCCGAATAATGTTAAGAATCATGCGTCTTATGCTTTTGATAGCTATTACCAGAGTCAGGGGATGTCTCCTGGATCTTGTGACTTCAAAGGGGTAGCCATGATCACAACCACTGACCCCA GTCGCGGCAGCTGTATATTTCCTGGAAG GGATTTAAGCAACAAGACAAAGCAAGTGGTGAACACTACTCACTCAAGCAATGCAGGGGATAGAACCTTTAGAAGCATTGAAATAAGTGCAATCTACGACATTCTGCACAATTACTTGGTTGCTATTTTTCCTCTTTTGTTGTTATTCGTTCTGTGA
- the LOC137832222 gene encoding probable proteasome inhibitor — protein sequence MASEKSVLGVIRAARPAFRNRNDKIAFAIHSSFLASGYILTATGPQALSDNPFSDPSNDEVSVDNWNELNEEYAFVYANPEKGSEKVLVKSLVMNDKLLVNVLSQGSSEPISLEIDVGDYSGEDGGSNYAQQFKNLGKLVKRIDGDILSKLDGSAASAGSSRRSSETRDRTRQDIPEPVSGFGEPAGPPPQIIFPSVPIGSGSDLVPGPAAGVLPSRGGHGIGGSMLVGPDDPLWFGGGIGRDPAFPGRMPGLPPGARFDPYGPPGIPGFEPNRFARNPRRPGYDAHPDLQHFRRDADSDYI from the exons ATGGCGAGTGAAAAGTCGGTGCTTGGGGTGATCAGGGCCGCGAGGCCAGCCTTCCGCAATCGAAACGACAAAATCGCGTTTGCGATTCACTCCTCTTTCCTAGCCTCCGGCTATATTCTTACCGCCACGGGTCCCCAGGCTCTCTCGGACAATCCTTTTTCTGATCCATCAAATG ACGAAGTGTCCGTTGATAACTGGAACGAGCTAAACGAAGAGTACGCGTTCGTTTACGCGAATCCAGAAAAGGGTTCGGAGAAAGTGCTTGTCAAGAGCCTCGTCATGAATGACAAATTGCTCGTTAATGTTTTGTCTCAAGGGTCTTCGGAGCCTATAAGCCTCGAGATTGA TGTTGGGGATTATTCTGGAGAGGATGGGGGCAGCAATTATGCTCAGCAGTTCAAGAATTTGGGTAAGCTTGTGAAGAGAATCGACGGGGATATCTTGTCTAAATTAGATGGTTCTGCTGCTAGTGCCGGCTCATCTCGTAGAAG TTCAGAAACAAGGGACAGAACTAGACAAGATATACCTGAGCCTGTTAGTGGATTTGGTGAACCTGCTGGTCCTCCACCTCA AATTATTTTCCCTTCAGTTCCCATTGGTTCTGGTAGTGATCTTGTTCCTGGGCCTGCTGCTGGAGTGCTTCCCTCAAG GGGTGGTCATGGCATTGGTGGGAGCATGCTTGTAG GGCCTGATGACCCCCTGTGGTTTGGTGGTGGTATTGGTCGAGATCCTGCTTTTCCTGGACGAATGCC GGGTCTTCCTCCGGGCGCGCGTTTTGATCCCTATGGTCCTCCTGGTATTCCTGGTTTTGAACCCAACAGATTTGCAAG GAATCCTAGAAGACCAGGATATGACGCTCATCCAGATCTGCAACATTTTCGGAGAGATGCTGATTCGGACTACATATAG
- the LOC137832220 gene encoding glucan endo-1,3-beta-glucosidase 1-like isoform X1 gives MINSNYLIFLVSLLLILAFTQHHAATSDQTNAPFVGVNIGTDVSNLLPAPDLVNFLKHQKITHIRLYDANPDILRALSGTDIHVTISVPNNQLLAIGSSNATASSWIRKNVAAFRPATRIIAVSVGDEVLTTLPSAAPLLLPALLSLHAALVDSNLHKDVVVSTPHSASIILNPFPPSQAFFNQTLETFILPLLHFLSQTNSPLMLNLYPYYVFMQNKNLVPLDNTLFKTIPASKQMVDPNTLLHYTNLLDAMIDAAYFSMKNLNVSDVVVLVTETGWPSKGDSKEPYATLSNAVTFNSNLIKHVLDRSGTPLHPETTSSVYIYELFNEDLRSPPLSEAYWGLFYGNATPAYLLRVSGVGAFLASDNANQTYCVAGDGVDLKVLQAALDWACGPGRANCSEIQPGESCFQPNNVKNHASYAFDSYYQSQGMSPGSCDFKGVAMITTTDPSRGSCIFPGSRDLSNKTKQVVNTTHSSNAGDRTFRSIEISAIYDILHNYLVAIFPLLLLFVL, from the exons ATGATAAACTCAAATTATCTCATCTTTTTAGTCTCACTGTTACTAATCCTAGCGTTTACCCAACATCATGCGGCTACTTCCGACCAAACCAACGCGCCATTCGTGGGCGTGAACATCGGCACAGACGTCTCCAACCTCTTACCCGCACCAGACCTCGTGAACTTCCTCAAACACCAAAAGATCACTCACATCCGTCTCTACGACGCCAACCCCGACATCCTCCGCGCTCTGTCGGGCACCGACATCCACGTCACCATCAGCGTCCCTAACAACCAGCTCCTCGCAATCGGTTCCTCCAATGCCACTGCCTCCTCCTGGATCCGCAAAAACGTCGCCGCATTCCGCCCCGCCACCCGCATCATCGCCGTCTCAGTCGGCGACGAGGTCCTCACAACCCTCCCCTCCGCGGCGCCGCTCCTCCTCCCCGCACTCCTCTCCCTCCACGCCGCCCTCGTGGACTCTAACCTTCACAAGGACGTGGTGGTGTCCACCCCTCACTCCGCCTCCATCATCCTCAACCCTTTCCCTCCCTCTCAGGCCTTCTTCAACCAAACCCTGGAGACCTTCATCCTCCCTCTCCTCCATTTCCTCTCCCAAACCAATTCCCCCCTAATGCTCAACCTCTACCCCTACTACGTCTTCATGCAGAACAAAAACCTCGTCCCTCTCGATAACACGCTTTTCAAAACCATCCCCGCTTCGAAACAAATGGTTGATCCCAACACTCTTCTTCACTACACCAACCTCCTCGACGCCATGATCGACGCTGCGTACTTCTCCATGAAGAACCTCAACGTCTCTGATGTCGTCGTTCTTGTCACGGAAACCGGTTGGCCTTCCAAAGGGGACTCCAAAGAACCCTATGCCACACTTTCCAACGCTGTCACATTCAATTCGAATCTTATTAAGCATGTTTTGGATCGGAGTGGCACCCCTTTGCATCCCGAAACCACTTCTAGTGTTTATATATATGAGCTTTTTAACGAAGATTTGAGGTCCCCGCCTCTGTCTGAGGCTTATTGGGGTTTGTTTTATGGGAATGCTACGCCGGCTTATTTGCTTCGTGTGTCTGGGGTTGGGGCTTTTCTGGCTAGTGACAATGCTAATCAGACATATTGTGTTGCTGGGGATGGTGTCGATTTGAAGGTTTTGCAGGCTGCGTTGGATTGGGCGTGTGGACCCGGGAGAGCGAATTGTTCTGAGATCCAGCCTGGGGAGAGTTGTTTTCAGCCGAATAATGTTAAGAATCATGCGTCTTATGCTTTTGATAGCTATTACCAGAGTCAGGGGATGTCTCCTGGATCTTGTGACTTCAAAGGGGTAGCCATGATCACAACCACTGACCCCA GTCGCGGCAGCTGTATATTTCCTGGAAG TAGGGATTTAAGCAACAAGACAAAGCAAGTGGTGAACACTACTCACTCAAGCAATGCAGGGGATAGAACCTTTAGAAGCATTGAAATAAGTGCAATCTACGACATTCTGCACAATTACTTGGTTGCTATTTTTCCTCTTTTGTTGTTATTCGTTCTGTGA